TTGGCTTCAATGCACGCGCCACCACGCAGGCGATCGATGAGCTACCGGCCGCGGTAACGCTCTCCTTCGTGCCCTACGCCGCCGATCTGCAAACCTGGATCGATCGTGCCCGCGCGCGCGGCCATGAAGTGATGCTTGAGCTGCCGATGGAGCCGTTCGATCCGGAAGCCGACGACACCGGCCCGCAGACTTTGCTTGCCTCCGCGCCCGCGCAACAGAACAGCCAACGCCTGTTGCAACTCCTGTCCAAGGGCGCCGGCTATTTCGGCGTCACCAATTACCAGGGCGCGCGCTTCGCCACGTCCGCGCAAGCCTCGGCGCCTGTCGTTCAAGAGCTTCGCCGACGGGGCCTTGTGTTCATCTCAAGCGGCATCGGTCAACGCACCGCGCTCAGCGTGGAAGCGCAGCGCGCCGGCCTTCCGAGCACCGCCGCGGACCGCATCATCGATGCGCGGCGCGAAGCTGACGCCATCGACGAGCAATTGCTGAATCTCGAAGCGCTCGCACTGCAGAATCAAAGCGCCATCGGCGCGGGCTTTGCCTATCCTGTCACCATGGAGCAGGTCGGCCGCTGGGCTCGCGATATTGAATCGCGCGGGTATCAACTCGCGCCCGCGTCGGCCGTGCTCACCGCACGCGCCGCGCGCCGATGAACATACAGACGTCTCGCCCCCTCTATCGCCCAAATGTCGGCCTCGCGTTGTTCCACAAACACGGCATGGTTTTCTTTGGTCGTCGCAAAGGCGCCGAAGGCCCGTATCAGTGGCAAATGCCGCAGGGCGGCGTTGATAGAGGTGAATCGGCGCGTGACGCAGCGTTCCGTGAAATGGAAGAGGAAATTGGCGTACGCGCTGAGCATGTAGATCTGCTCGAAGAGACGGCAGATTGGCTACATTACGATTTCCCCACGGAGTTGCGCGCGCGCATGAAGCAACGCGGCCCTTACGTTGGGCAAAAGCAGAAATGGTTCGCCTTCCGGTTCAAGGGTCGCGACTCTGACATCAGACTCGACGTACATTCCCCTGAGTTCAGCGATTGGCGCTGGGGCGCGCTCGAGACCGCGCCTGATCTTGTGATACCGTTCAAGCGGCCCACCTACGAAGAGGTCGCGAAGCGGTTCAAGAAATATACGGCTGGGGATCAACCATGATTGGAAGT
This window of the alpha proteobacterium U9-1i genome carries:
- a CDS encoding putative periplasmic protein YibQ (distant homology with nucleoside diphosphatase and polysaccharide deacetylase), whose amino-acid sequence is MLGIAALVSIQIFGDPSAAGPRRIIALDPSAASAESAPRIEFGAAAAEGEMQAFGLDELPAYYEGAEGMEVGADGQLHVAVVETPTAQGARPAASPLPRAPIAGLTEQGANGLLPIIAQNGRTPAQAYARPFSAQASRPSIAIVIGGLGFNARATTQAIDELPAAVTLSFVPYAADLQTWIDRARARGHEVMLELPMEPFDPEADDTGPQTLLASAPAQQNSQRLLQLLSKGAGYFGVTNYQGARFATSAQASAPVVQELRRRGLVFISSGIGQRTALSVEAQRAGLPSTAADRIIDARREADAIDEQLLNLEALALQNQSAIGAGFAYPVTMEQVGRWARDIESRGYQLAPASAVLTARAARR
- a CDS encoding adenosine (5')-pentaphospho-(5'')-adenosine pyrophosphohydrolase, which produces MNIQTSRPLYRPNVGLALFHKHGMVFFGRRKGAEGPYQWQMPQGGVDRGESARDAAFREMEEEIGVRAEHVDLLEETADWLHYDFPTELRARMKQRGPYVGQKQKWFAFRFKGRDSDIRLDVHSPEFSDWRWGALETAPDLVIPFKRPTYEEVAKRFKKYTAGDQP